A region of Beijerinckia sp. 28-YEA-48 DNA encodes the following proteins:
- a CDS encoding YicC/YloC family endoribonuclease: MTGFSRAAGASGAWRFVWEIKAVNAKGLDVRVRVPQAFDAIEQQARAAVADKLARGTCYATLSAQRDAAQPEIRINHAALGALQAALAELPTTSTLRPASLDGLLALRGIVDVVEAGDDEATMKLAHAEALATLATALASLVDMRAREGAALQDVLTRRVDTIAGLVQAAETCPGRAPQAVRERLARSIAELAGASPALDPARLHQEAILLAAKADVREELDRLNAHVAAAHELLRSDQPVGRKLDFLAQEFAREANTLCAKSNDSTLTTIGMDLRVEIEQMREQVQNIE; encoded by the coding sequence ATGACTGGATTTTCCAGAGCCGCCGGAGCCAGCGGCGCCTGGCGTTTCGTTTGGGAGATCAAAGCGGTCAACGCCAAGGGGCTCGACGTGCGCGTGCGCGTGCCACAGGCTTTCGATGCAATCGAGCAGCAAGCGCGTGCCGCCGTTGCCGACAAGTTGGCGCGCGGCACCTGCTACGCCACGTTGTCGGCGCAGCGCGATGCGGCGCAGCCGGAAATCAGAATCAATCACGCGGCGTTAGGCGCCCTGCAGGCGGCGCTCGCCGAACTGCCCACCACCTCAACCCTGCGTCCCGCGTCCCTCGACGGCTTGCTCGCCCTGCGCGGCATCGTCGATGTGGTCGAGGCCGGAGACGATGAAGCGACCATGAAGCTCGCCCATGCGGAAGCTCTGGCGACGCTGGCGACGGCGCTGGCGTCGCTGGTCGACATGCGCGCGCGCGAAGGTGCTGCCCTTCAGGACGTGCTGACGCGCCGTGTTGATACGATCGCGGGCCTCGTGCAGGCCGCCGAAACATGTCCCGGCCGCGCGCCGCAGGCGGTGCGCGAGCGGTTGGCGCGTTCGATCGCCGAACTCGCCGGCGCTTCACCGGCGCTTGATCCGGCGCGGCTGCATCAGGAAGCCATTCTTCTGGCCGCCAAGGCCGATGTGCGCGAGGAACTCGATCGTCTGAACGCCCATGTCGCCGCGGCGCACGAGCTGCTGCGGTCCGATCAGCCCGTTGGCCGCAAGCTCGATTTCCTGGCCCAGGAATTCGCGCGCGAAGCCAATACCCTGTGCGCCAAATCGAACGACAGCACGCTCACGACGATCGGTATGGACCTTCGCGTCGAAATCGAGCAGATGCGCGAGCAGGTTCAGAACATCGAATGA
- the mltG gene encoding endolytic transglycosylase MltG, translated as MSEGQPTENGAGEQPERERARFFGRRRGLQTPSEALQPEAAPPPPEGKPQSQRRPILSRMSGFLSFLLLVSLIGIGGMASISKRLETPGPLEVDRAVYIPPRSEVREIIDQLEKANVIEQPTLMQAALLVERKWRDVKAGEYLFPQRVSLQQVIDILVSGKQILHSITVPEGLTSEQIVQRLRDNDVLAGDIRDIPREGTIMPDTYRVTRGMLRSVLLAKMQSDQNRLLDQIWDRRATDLPLKSKYELVTLASIVEKETGRADERTRVAAVFHNRLQRRMKLQSDPTIVYGIVGGKGTLGRPIQRNEITRPTPFNTYVIDGLPPGPIANPGRAAMEAVANPSKTRDLFFVANGSGGHAFAETLDQHNRNVARWREIERDMKTKVAPGATPPADVDRVDPDDSTTTTEMPLTPVRPVPARRSDLPQDPIFGGLSVAAIPAPKSSMEAGPVVSLMPPSDARGARNQRQQAARQPAPPPVVEQPAPQQAAALPAGTSAFSGFAMGQGLDQLVIRGVNDAPSASLLDGPVDEPAGAGSADMTVVPLSAARRADQEARMARFGQPTDAPTLVNNPEDVQETPPLRTAPMRARAFDASEGTKLDPLRNTSWDLNSAKTVPAMKTVP; from the coding sequence ATGTCGGAAGGGCAACCGACCGAAAACGGTGCCGGCGAGCAACCGGAGCGCGAGCGCGCCCGATTCTTCGGGCGCCGTCGTGGCTTGCAGACGCCCAGCGAAGCGCTGCAGCCGGAAGCGGCTCCACCGCCGCCGGAAGGCAAGCCGCAAAGCCAGCGCCGCCCGATCCTGTCACGCATGAGTGGTTTCCTGTCGTTCCTGCTGCTGGTCTCGTTGATCGGCATCGGCGGCATGGCTTCGATCAGCAAACGTTTGGAGACGCCTGGCCCGTTGGAGGTCGATCGCGCGGTCTATATTCCGCCGCGTAGCGAAGTCCGCGAAATCATCGACCAGCTTGAGAAAGCCAATGTCATCGAGCAGCCGACGCTGATGCAGGCGGCGCTTCTGGTCGAACGCAAGTGGCGTGACGTCAAAGCCGGCGAATATCTCTTTCCCCAGCGTGTCAGCCTGCAGCAGGTCATCGACATTCTGGTGTCGGGCAAACAGATCCTCCACTCCATCACCGTCCCCGAAGGGCTGACCAGCGAGCAGATCGTCCAGCGTCTGCGCGACAACGACGTCCTTGCCGGCGACATTCGTGACATTCCGCGCGAAGGCACGATCATGCCCGACACCTATCGGGTGACGCGCGGCATGCTGCGCAGCGTGCTGCTGGCGAAGATGCAGTCCGATCAAAATCGACTGCTCGACCAGATCTGGGACCGTCGCGCCACCGATCTGCCCTTGAAATCGAAATATGAACTGGTGACGCTCGCCTCTATCGTCGAGAAGGAGACGGGCCGGGCCGACGAGCGCACGCGCGTCGCCGCCGTGTTCCACAATCGCTTGCAGCGCCGCATGAAGCTGCAGTCCGATCCGACGATCGTGTACGGCATCGTTGGCGGCAAGGGCACGCTCGGCCGGCCGATCCAACGCAACGAAATTACGCGGCCGACACCGTTCAACACCTATGTCATCGATGGCCTGCCGCCGGGGCCGATCGCCAATCCGGGCCGCGCCGCGATGGAGGCGGTGGCCAATCCGTCGAAGACCCGTGATCTGTTCTTCGTTGCCAATGGCAGCGGCGGCCACGCCTTTGCGGAAACGCTCGATCAGCATAATCGCAATGTCGCGCGCTGGCGCGAGATCGAACGCGACATGAAGACCAAGGTCGCTCCGGGGGCGACGCCGCCGGCCGATGTCGATCGCGTCGATCCTGATGATTCGACCACGACGACGGAAATGCCGCTGACCCCAGTGCGGCCCGTGCCGGCGCGGCGCAGTGATCTGCCGCAGGATCCGATTTTCGGCGGTCTTTCCGTTGCCGCCATACCGGCGCCGAAGTCATCCATGGAAGCGGGCCCCGTGGTCTCGCTGATGCCGCCGTCCGATGCGCGGGGCGCGCGCAATCAGCGGCAGCAGGCCGCGCGCCAGCCGGCGCCGCCGCCAGTGGTCGAGCAACCCGCGCCGCAGCAGGCCGCGGCTCTGCCCGCCGGCACGTCCGCTTTCTCCGGCTTCGCCATGGGCCAGGGCCTTGATCAGCTCGTCATCCGTGGCGTCAACGATGCTCCCTCCGCGTCGCTTCTCGATGGACCTGTCGATGAGCCCGCCGGTGCCGGTAGCGCTGATATGACCGTGGTTCCGTTGTCGGCCGCGCGCCGTGCCGATCAGGAAGCGCGTATGGCCCGCTTCGGCCAGCCGACCGACGCGCCGACGCTCGTAAACAATCCCGAAGACGTGCAGGAAACGCCGCCGCTGCGCACCGCGCCAATGCGCGCCCGCGCCTTCGATGCGTCGGAAGGCACCAAGCTCGATCCGCTGCGCAACACCAGCTGGGATCTGAATTCGGCGAAAACCGTTCCTGCCATGAAGACGGTGCCCTAG
- the fabF gene encoding beta-ketoacyl-ACP synthase II: protein MRRVVVTGIGMVSPLANGAEETWKRILASKSGAGRIERFEVSDLPCQIACEVPRGDGSEHTFNPDEWMEPKEQRKVDDYILYGVAAATQALADADWAPKAYEDQIATGVLIGSGIGGLNGIYETSLILKERGPRRVSPFFIPGRLINLVSGYVSIQHGLKGPNHSVVTACSTGAHAIGDAGRLIALGDADVMVAGGAESAVCRIGMAGFAACRALSTGFNDQPEKGSRPYDKDRDGFVMGEGAGCVVLEEYEHAKARGAKIYGELIGYGLSGDAYHITAPAEDGDGAFRCMSMAIKRAGIAASDLDYINAHGTSTPLGDEIELGAVQRLVGNSASKVSMSSTKSATGHLLGAAGAIEAIFSLLAIRDNIAPPTLNLDNPSVETPIDLVPHKPRPREINIALSNSFGFGGTNASVIFRRVH, encoded by the coding sequence TTGAGGCGCGTCGTCGTAACCGGAATTGGTATGGTTTCGCCGTTGGCCAACGGTGCGGAAGAGACCTGGAAGCGTATTTTGGCTTCGAAGAGCGGCGCTGGCCGAATCGAGAGATTCGAGGTGTCCGATCTGCCGTGCCAGATCGCTTGCGAGGTCCCGCGTGGCGATGGTTCCGAGCATACGTTCAATCCTGACGAGTGGATGGAACCCAAGGAACAGCGCAAGGTCGACGATTACATCCTGTATGGCGTCGCTGCTGCGACCCAGGCTCTGGCGGACGCCGATTGGGCGCCGAAAGCCTATGAAGATCAGATCGCGACGGGCGTGCTGATCGGTTCCGGCATCGGCGGCCTCAATGGCATTTACGAAACGTCGCTGATCCTCAAGGAGCGCGGCCCGCGTCGCGTGTCGCCGTTCTTCATTCCCGGCCGGCTGATCAACCTGGTCTCGGGCTATGTCTCGATCCAGCACGGGCTCAAGGGGCCGAACCATTCGGTCGTCACCGCCTGTTCCACTGGCGCCCATGCTATTGGCGATGCCGGTCGTCTGATCGCGCTCGGCGATGCCGACGTGATGGTGGCTGGCGGGGCTGAATCGGCCGTTTGCCGCATCGGCATGGCTGGTTTTGCCGCCTGCCGCGCTTTATCCACCGGTTTTAACGATCAGCCTGAGAAGGGGTCGCGGCCTTACGACAAGGATCGCGATGGCTTCGTGATGGGCGAGGGCGCCGGTTGCGTCGTGCTCGAGGAATACGAGCACGCCAAGGCGCGCGGCGCGAAAATCTATGGCGAGCTGATCGGTTACGGCCTGTCGGGCGATGCATACCATATTACCGCTCCGGCCGAGGATGGCGACGGCGCCTTCCGCTGCATGTCGATGGCGATCAAGCGGGCCGGCATTGCCGCCTCCGATCTCGATTACATCAACGCCCACGGCACCTCGACGCCATTAGGCGACGAAATCGAGCTGGGCGCGGTGCAGCGGCTCGTCGGCAATTCCGCCAGCAAGGTGTCGATGTCGTCGACCAAATCGGCGACCGGCCATCTTCTGGGCGCCGCCGGCGCGATCGAGGCCATTTTCAGCCTGCTGGCGATCCGCGACAATATCGCGCCGCCGACCCTGAATCTGGATAATCCCTCGGTCGAGACGCCCATCGACCTCGTGCCGCACAAGCCGCGGCCGCGGGAGATCAACATCGCCCTGTCGAATTCGTTTGGTTTTGGTGGAACCAATGCGTCGGTGATTTTCCGCCGGGTGCATTAA
- a CDS encoding acyl carrier protein: MSDVAERVKKIVVEHLGVDADKVVDNANFIDDLGADSLDTVELVMAFEEEFGVEIPDDAAETIVTVGDAIKFLDKAQSA, encoded by the coding sequence ATGAGCGATGTCGCCGAGCGCGTGAAGAAGATTGTTGTGGAACATCTTGGTGTTGATGCCGATAAGGTAGTCGACAATGCCAATTTCATCGATGACCTCGGCGCGGACTCACTCGACACTGTCGAACTCGTGATGGCTTTCGAGGAAGAGTTTGGCGTTGAGATTCCCGACGATGCCGCTGAGACGATCGTGACGGTCGGCGACGCCATCAAGTTCTTGGATAAGGCCCAGTCGGCCTAA
- the fabG gene encoding 3-oxoacyl-[acyl-carrier-protein] reductase translates to MFDLTGMNALVTGATGGLGGAIARSLHAQGAVVGLSGTRTEALEALAGELGERTHVLPCNLGDKEQVEALVPAAEKAMGQVDILINNAGITRDGLFMRMKDEDWDTVLAVNLTSAFRLSRAVLRGMMKRRFGRIISITSIVGVTGNAGQGNYAASKAGMIGMTKSLAAEVASRTVTVNCVAPGFIRSPMTEVLNDKQKEAIMASIPAGRLGEGDDIGAAVIYLASREASYVTGQTLHVNGGMAMI, encoded by the coding sequence ATGTTCGACCTGACCGGCATGAACGCGCTGGTGACCGGCGCCACCGGAGGTCTCGGCGGCGCCATTGCTCGCTCGCTCCACGCCCAAGGCGCGGTGGTCGGCCTGTCGGGCACCCGCACGGAGGCGCTTGAGGCGCTGGCCGGCGAGCTTGGCGAGCGCACCCATGTCCTGCCGTGCAACCTTGGCGATAAGGAGCAGGTCGAGGCGCTGGTGCCGGCGGCCGAAAAAGCGATGGGGCAGGTCGATATCCTCATCAACAATGCCGGCATCACCCGCGACGGCCTGTTCATGCGCATGAAGGACGAGGACTGGGACACGGTGCTCGCCGTCAATCTGACCTCGGCTTTCCGGCTCTCGCGCGCCGTGCTGCGTGGCATGATGAAGCGCCGTTTTGGCCGCATCATCTCCATCACCTCGATCGTCGGCGTCACCGGCAATGCCGGCCAGGGCAACTACGCCGCCTCGAAGGCTGGCATGATCGGCATGACCAAATCGCTCGCCGCCGAGGTCGCCAGCCGCACCGTGACGGTCAATTGCGTCGCCCCGGGCTTCATCCGCAGCCCGATGACCGAGGTGCTCAACGACAAGCAGAAAGAGGCGATCATGGCCAGCATTCCGGCCGGCCGACTCGGCGAAGGAGACGACATTGGCGCCGCTGTTATCTATCTAGCAAGCCGCGAAGCGTCCTATGTGACGGGCCAAACCCTGCACGTAAATGGTGGTATGGCTATGATTTAA
- the fabD gene encoding ACP S-malonyltransferase, whose product MSIAFTFPGQGSQAVGMGKALADAFPQAADVFAEVDEALSQKLSTLMFEGPEGELTLTANAQPALMAVSLAVVRVLEAEAGLDLARDAQFVAGHSLGEYSALAAAGTFTLADAARLLRQRGDAMQKAVPVGQGAMAALLGLDYETGVAVAAEAAGPNEVCQIANDNGGGQVVASGHKAAVERAVEIAKAKGARRALILPVSAPFHCALMQPAAEAMREALGSVTVRPPKVPLVANVLAAPISDPNEIRARLVEQVTGTVRWRESVAYMASEGITTFYELGAGKVLSGLVKRIAEGASGIAIGQPVDIETFKSRRP is encoded by the coding sequence ATGAGCATCGCATTTACATTCCCGGGCCAGGGCTCGCAGGCCGTCGGCATGGGCAAAGCGCTCGCCGACGCATTTCCGCAGGCCGCAGACGTTTTCGCCGAGGTCGACGAGGCGCTGTCGCAGAAATTGTCGACATTGATGTTCGAGGGGCCGGAAGGGGAACTGACCCTGACCGCCAACGCCCAGCCGGCGCTGATGGCCGTCAGCCTCGCCGTGGTGCGGGTGCTGGAGGCCGAAGCCGGGCTCGATCTGGCGCGTGACGCCCAATTCGTTGCTGGCCACTCCCTGGGGGAATATTCGGCGCTCGCCGCCGCTGGCACATTCACCCTGGCTGACGCGGCGCGCCTGCTGCGCCAGCGCGGCGATGCCATGCAGAAGGCCGTGCCGGTCGGGCAGGGCGCCATGGCGGCGCTGCTCGGCCTCGATTACGAAACCGGCGTGGCCGTGGCTGCGGAAGCGGCCGGCCCGAACGAAGTCTGCCAGATCGCCAATGACAATGGCGGTGGACAAGTGGTGGCCTCCGGCCACAAGGCCGCTGTCGAGCGCGCCGTCGAAATCGCCAAGGCCAAGGGCGCGCGCCGCGCCTTGATCCTGCCGGTGTCGGCCCCCTTCCATTGCGCGTTGATGCAGCCCGCTGCTGAGGCGATGCGCGAGGCTCTGGGCTCTGTCACCGTCCGTCCGCCGAAAGTGCCGCTTGTCGCCAACGTGCTGGCAGCGCCGATCAGCGATCCCAATGAAATCCGCGCCCGGTTGGTCGAGCAGGTGACCGGCACCGTCAGATGGCGTGAATCGGTGGCCTATATGGCCAGCGAAGGCATCACCACCTTCTACGAACTGGGCGCCGGCAAAGTGCTGTCGGGCCTGGTCAAGCGCATCGCCGAAGGCGCGTCGGGCATTGCCATTGGCCAGCCGGTCGATATCGAGACCTTCAAGTCGCGCCGTCCTTGA
- a CDS encoding PDR/VanB family oxidoreductase, with protein MAAAEGRLNMQLKVASIAEATARIKAIELVDPSGASLPAFAAGAHLDIDIPQIGDGEARSYSLINDPRETHRYVIAVQREENSRGGSEWIHAHLQTGDILESSPPLNNFALNEAGEHHLLIAGGIGVTPILAMARRLAALQAPFHIHYCARSRDMAAFVETFEAEFPDRFTLHLDGGDPARGLDVATLLQDRTSGGHAYVCGPAGLIRAVRETTSHWPKGSVHYELFRGAEDDTAPRSSDAPFEIVLQRSGKHFTVPADKSILDVLKAEGFRIKTLCREGVCGTCRTSVISGGVDHRDDVLTDEERETEMQVCVSRALPGQTLVLDL; from the coding sequence ATGGCGGCGGCGGAGGGACGGCTCAACATGCAATTGAAAGTCGCAAGCATCGCGGAGGCGACGGCGCGGATAAAGGCCATCGAACTGGTCGATCCATCAGGCGCATCCCTACCCGCATTCGCCGCTGGCGCTCATCTCGACATCGACATTCCCCAGATCGGCGATGGCGAGGCGCGCTCTTATTCGCTCATCAACGATCCACGCGAAACGCACCGCTATGTCATTGCCGTGCAGCGCGAGGAAAACAGCCGCGGCGGCTCGGAATGGATCCATGCCCATCTGCAAACGGGCGACATTCTCGAATCATCGCCGCCGCTCAACAATTTCGCGCTCAATGAAGCGGGCGAGCATCATCTGCTCATCGCCGGCGGCATCGGCGTGACGCCAATTCTCGCTATGGCGCGGCGGCTGGCGGCGCTCCAGGCGCCGTTTCACATCCATTATTGCGCGCGCAGCCGCGACATGGCCGCCTTCGTCGAAACATTCGAAGCGGAATTCCCCGATCGCTTCACCCTGCATCTCGATGGCGGCGATCCGGCGCGCGGGCTCGACGTGGCAACCCTGCTGCAAGACCGCACCTCCGGTGGACATGCCTATGTCTGCGGGCCAGCCGGGCTGATCCGCGCGGTGCGGGAGACGACAAGCCATTGGCCGAAAGGCAGCGTGCATTACGAATTGTTCCGGGGCGCGGAGGATGACACGGCGCCGCGCAGCTCCGATGCGCCTTTCGAGATCGTCCTGCAGCGCAGCGGCAAACATTTCACCGTGCCGGCCGACAAATCGATCCTCGATGTGCTGAAGGCTGAAGGCTTCCGCATCAAGACCCTGTGCCGCGAAGGCGTATGCGGCACCTGCCGCACCAGTGTCATCAGCGGTGGCGTCGATCATCGCGACGACGTGCTGACCGACGAGGAACGCGAAACCGAGATGCAGGTCTGCGTGTCCCGCGCCCTGCCCGGCCAGACGCTGGTGCTCGACCTTTAG